Proteins from one Nicotiana tabacum cultivar K326 chromosome 23, ASM71507v2, whole genome shotgun sequence genomic window:
- the LOC142177000 gene encoding 7,8-epoxymelianol synthase CYP88A108-like, whose protein sequence is MVKIFYQILEERKAMIGKNKASPKSNILDTKLVSLTFAGYEFTAEVTAKAIMYLEKHPEFLQKAKEEQEDIVKKRPSSNAGLNIDEIRQMKYVTKA, encoded by the exons ATGGTTAAGATATTTTATCAGATATTAGAGGAAAGAAAAGCCATGATTGGAAAAAATAAAGCAAGCCCAAAGTCCAACATACTGGATACGAAGCTAGTTTCGCTTACATTTGCTGGTTATGAATTTACTGCTGAGGTTACAGCAAAAGCAATTATGTATTTGGAAAAACATCCCGAGTTTTTGCAGAAAGCAAAA gAGGAACAAGAGGATATAGTTAAGAAAAGACCATCTTCAAATGCAGGCCTTAATATAGACGAGATTAGACAAATGAAGTATGTTACGAAG GCTTGA